In Sphingobacterium sp. PCS056, the following proteins share a genomic window:
- the aroA gene encoding 3-phosphoshikimate 1-carboxyvinyltransferase has protein sequence MSQQVITLTHPSKSINGTVQLTGSKSESNRALIIQALGKGKVQIENLSQAFDTVTLREALQTAAHATSGVTKIDIGPAGTAMRFLTAYLNLIKGNFILTGSERMQQRPIGILVDALKTVGADVHYEAKSGFPPLKIEGGMFQGKDKIAIKGNISSQYLSALLLIAASLKKGLTLEIEGELTSRPYVTMTLNMLKEVGIKNEWINNTIHIPHQETKEATIYVEPDWSAASYWYAIVALSNSGSITLPGLKKNSLQGDIAIVEIMSHFGVASAFEKDGLHLTKISEPSGKTFFDMKECPDLAQTVVVVAAALRRDISLTGLETLKIKETDRILALKTEIAKFGAKLIEDGTTYHIKTDGVFEPTAVSFATYEDHRMAMAFAPLALIFKSIQIEEPHVVEKSYPDFWKHLAEHKFIIT, from the coding sequence ATGAGTCAACAGGTGATTACACTTACTCACCCATCCAAAAGTATTAATGGTACGGTTCAACTGACTGGTTCAAAATCAGAAAGTAACCGTGCCCTTATTATTCAAGCATTGGGAAAAGGGAAAGTACAAATAGAAAATCTTTCGCAGGCTTTTGATACGGTCACATTAAGAGAGGCGCTTCAAACCGCTGCTCATGCAACATCTGGTGTGACTAAAATCGATATTGGCCCTGCAGGAACAGCGATGCGTTTCTTGACGGCTTACCTCAATTTGATCAAAGGAAATTTTATTCTAACAGGTTCCGAACGCATGCAGCAAAGACCCATTGGAATTTTGGTAGATGCGTTAAAAACCGTTGGTGCTGATGTCCACTATGAAGCAAAATCAGGCTTCCCTCCTCTTAAAATAGAAGGTGGCATGTTTCAAGGTAAGGATAAAATTGCGATCAAAGGAAATATCAGTAGTCAATACCTATCGGCTTTACTACTCATCGCAGCATCTTTGAAAAAAGGTCTAACGCTAGAAATTGAAGGCGAGCTGACTTCAAGACCTTATGTGACGATGACCTTAAATATGCTCAAAGAAGTTGGCATTAAAAACGAATGGATCAACAATACCATTCACATCCCTCATCAAGAAACAAAAGAGGCAACGATATATGTGGAACCAGATTGGAGTGCCGCATCTTATTGGTATGCGATCGTAGCTCTGTCCAATTCTGGATCGATCACGCTTCCTGGTCTCAAAAAAAATAGTCTACAAGGCGATATCGCTATTGTAGAAATCATGAGCCATTTTGGTGTGGCATCCGCATTTGAAAAAGATGGATTGCACCTCACCAAAATAAGTGAACCTTCTGGAAAGACATTTTTCGATATGAAAGAATGTCCAGATTTGGCCCAGACCGTAGTGGTGGTCGCTGCGGCATTACGACGCGACATCTCTTTAACTGGTCTTGAAACGTTAAAAATCAAAGAAACAGATCGTATTTTAGCTCTGAAAACTGAAATTGCTAAATTCGGTGCAAAATTAATAGAAGACGGAACAACCTATCACATCAAAACGGATGGAGTCTTCGAACCCACAGCGGTTTCTTTTGCCACCTATGAAGATCATAGAATGGCAATGGCATTTGCCCCTCTTGCTTTAATTTTCAAAAGCATTCAAATTGAGGAGCCGCATGTTGTGGAAAAATCTTATCCAGATTTTTGGAAACATTTAGCTGAGCATAAATTTATCATTACTTAG
- a CDS encoding chorismate mutase yields the protein MKNTLDIVPLKSWLDTGDKPLIIAGPCSAETEDQLVSTAHLLANTGKVNILRAGIWKPRTRPGEFEGIGSIGLEWLKRAKAETGLLTATEVATAKHVEEALAAGVDVLWIGARSTANPFTVQEIADALVGVDIPVFVKNPVNPDLSLWFGALERINRAGIKRLGAIHRGFSSYEKSAFRNEPMWDLAIQLKSLCPDLPIINDPSHICGNRELLPYISQKAMDMDLQGLIIESHIDPSVAWTDAKQQVTPAALADLIDHLNLRKADSDNPAFEDKLAELRTNIDKLDDLIIQKIGERMKIAEKIGEYKRDNSVTILQVNRWDEIVQKRTQLAEALTLSNDFAVKFLELLHNESIRKQNAIMNTQPTAEA from the coding sequence ATGAAAAACACATTAGATATCGTCCCTTTAAAATCTTGGTTAGATACAGGAGACAAGCCATTAATTATCGCAGGCCCTTGTAGTGCTGAAACAGAAGATCAATTAGTATCAACAGCACATTTATTAGCAAATACCGGTAAAGTAAACATTTTACGTGCAGGTATATGGAAACCACGTACTCGTCCAGGAGAATTTGAAGGTATTGGTTCTATTGGTTTAGAATGGTTGAAAAGAGCAAAAGCTGAAACTGGTCTATTGACAGCAACAGAAGTAGCGACTGCCAAGCACGTAGAAGAAGCTTTAGCTGCTGGTGTAGATGTATTATGGATCGGTGCACGTTCTACGGCAAATCCTTTTACAGTTCAAGAAATCGCTGATGCATTAGTTGGAGTTGATATCCCTGTATTTGTTAAAAACCCAGTCAACCCTGATTTATCATTATGGTTTGGTGCTTTAGAGCGTATCAACCGTGCGGGAATCAAAAGATTAGGTGCTATTCACAGAGGCTTCTCATCTTACGAAAAATCGGCTTTCCGTAATGAACCGATGTGGGATCTTGCCATCCAGTTAAAATCTTTATGCCCAGATTTACCTATTATCAATGACCCAAGTCACATCTGTGGTAACCGTGAACTGTTGCCATACATTTCTCAAAAAGCAATGGATATGGACTTACAAGGTTTGATTATTGAATCGCATATCGATCCTTCAGTAGCTTGGACTGATGCCAAACAACAAGTAACACCAGCTGCTCTTGCTGATTTGATCGATCATTTAAACTTACGTAAAGCAGATTCAGACAATCCAGCTTTTGAAGATAAACTTGCAGAGTTGCGTACCAATATTGATAAATTAGATGATCTCATCATTCAAAAAATTGGTGAACGTATGAAAATCGCTGAAAAAATCGGTGAATATAAACGTGATAATAGTGTCACGATCCTACAAGTAAACCGTTGGGATGAAATCGTTCAAAAACGTACCCAGCTTGCTGAGGCATTAACGTTGAGCAATGATTTTGCAGTAAAGTTCTTAGAATTACTACACAACGAATCGATTCGTAAGCAAAATGCAATTATGAATACTCAACCTACTGCGGAGGCATAA
- a CDS encoding prephenate dehydratase produces the protein MGLKIAIQGVKASFHEEASLKYFGEDIETIECDTFKKTCELLKQKKVDYVVMAIENSIAGSILPNYNLLRDYKFNIVGEIALSIHQNLLALPGVKLADIKFIESHQMAIRQCEEFLQELPDVKISESSDTAASAAKVANQKLTDTAAIAGTLAAKTYGLNILEAKIETNKKNSTRFLVLSNDVEEQANANKASLSFQTGNSVGSLASILQCFADQNINLSKIQSMPVIGKRNEYDFFVDVEWKKQSDYDAAIRKVLKHSINFNIMGEYVKNDRI, from the coding sequence ATGGGTTTAAAAATTGCAATACAGGGAGTAAAAGCTTCCTTTCATGAGGAAGCATCACTGAAGTATTTTGGTGAAGACATCGAAACGATAGAATGCGATACTTTCAAAAAGACCTGCGAATTATTAAAGCAGAAAAAAGTTGATTATGTTGTCATGGCCATTGAAAATTCAATTGCAGGAAGCATATTGCCCAATTATAATCTGTTAAGAGATTATAAATTCAATATTGTGGGTGAAATTGCTTTGAGTATTCATCAAAATTTATTAGCCCTACCCGGCGTTAAACTTGCTGATATCAAATTTATCGAGTCACATCAAATGGCTATTCGTCAATGCGAAGAGTTCTTACAAGAATTGCCAGATGTAAAAATTTCAGAAAGTTCGGATACTGCCGCTTCGGCAGCCAAAGTAGCCAATCAAAAATTGACCGATACAGCTGCTATTGCAGGTACTCTTGCCGCAAAAACATATGGCCTCAATATATTAGAAGCCAAGATTGAAACCAACAAAAAGAATAGTACCCGATTTTTGGTATTATCCAATGATGTAGAGGAGCAGGCCAATGCCAATAAAGCATCATTATCTTTTCAGACGGGCAATTCAGTAGGGTCTTTAGCCTCTATTCTACAATGCTTTGCTGATCAAAATATTAATCTGAGCAAGATTCAGTCCATGCCTGTCATCGGGAAAAGAAACGAATATGATTTTTTCGTTGATGTCGAATGGAAAAAACAGTCAGATTATGATGCCGCTATCCGTAAAGTATTAAAACATAGTATCAATTTTAATATTATGGGCGAATATGTCAAAAATGACCGCATCTAA
- a CDS encoding thermonuclease family protein, whose amino-acid sequence MFKLIIAHFLIFIFSYSFVIGSVKDDPRYFKVKRVIDGDTFVIVDRQHQDVKVRLIGVDAPETRKTRKKPVGYYGQESKAYLKKLIDQKTVQLVFDVGKKDQYGRWLSYVYVNRTFVNADLVKKGYAVTYTVPPNVKYAEYFVKLEQKARIQEMGLWKYKNL is encoded by the coding sequence ATGTTTAAGCTCATAATCGCTCATTTCCTAATTTTTATCTTTTCATACAGCTTCGTAATCGGAAGCGTTAAGGATGATCCCCGCTATTTTAAAGTAAAAAGAGTCATCGATGGCGACACTTTTGTCATTGTCGATCGGCAGCATCAGGATGTAAAAGTTCGTTTAATTGGTGTAGATGCTCCTGAAACACGTAAAACGAGAAAAAAGCCCGTAGGCTACTATGGTCAAGAGTCAAAAGCATACCTCAAAAAACTGATTGATCAAAAAACTGTCCAATTGGTATTTGACGTGGGTAAAAAGGATCAATACGGCAGATGGCTTTCTTATGTGTATGTCAATCGCACATTTGTCAATGCTGATCTGGTGAAAAAAGGTTATGCGGTGACGTATACGGTGCCGCCTAATGTGAAATATGCGGAATATTTCGTAAAATTGGAACAAAAGGCCCGAATACAGGAAATGGGACTTTGGAAATATAAGAATTTATGA
- a CDS encoding EamA family transporter produces MIFVLLSVLCSVAVAVLLKYAKLQQISTKQMIVWNYPVAAILTYFVLQPRLADIHVEQTPWQLYIPLAILLPTLFIFIALTIQYTGLVKAEIAQRLSLFIPLMASFILFSEVISWNKGIGILVGLAAIVCSIGWQKGNVKQRNKVGSIAYPLLVFVGMGVIDILFKQIALHQSVPYITAMFMVFLIAMFVAFLFMIYFLAVEKQAFSVKSLVLGIVLGFFNFGNILFYMKAHRAIPENPSIVFTGMNIGVISVGAVVGVLLFKEKLSVINKIGLALAIISVLIITYL; encoded by the coding sequence ATGATTTTTGTCCTTTTAAGTGTTCTGTGTAGTGTTGCTGTTGCCGTACTGCTCAAGTATGCAAAACTCCAGCAGATCAGTACAAAGCAAATGATTGTCTGGAACTATCCGGTAGCAGCAATACTGACGTATTTTGTGTTGCAACCCAGGCTCGCAGATATTCACGTCGAGCAGACGCCTTGGCAGTTGTATATTCCTCTAGCGATTTTATTGCCGACTCTTTTTATTTTTATAGCACTGACTATTCAGTATACAGGATTGGTCAAGGCAGAGATCGCACAGCGGCTGTCTTTGTTTATTCCTTTAATGGCTTCTTTTATTCTTTTTTCTGAAGTGATTTCGTGGAATAAAGGAATCGGTATTTTAGTCGGTTTAGCCGCCATTGTCTGTTCCATTGGCTGGCAAAAGGGGAATGTAAAGCAAAGGAATAAAGTGGGAAGTATAGCCTATCCTTTACTTGTTTTTGTTGGGATGGGTGTTATCGATATTCTTTTTAAACAGATCGCGCTCCATCAATCTGTACCTTATATTACGGCGATGTTTATGGTGTTTCTAATCGCGATGTTTGTCGCCTTTTTATTCATGATTTATTTTTTGGCAGTTGAAAAGCAAGCATTTTCTGTTAAATCTTTGGTTTTGGGAATTGTACTGGGTTTTTTCAACTTTGGGAATATTTTATTTTATATGAAAGCACACCGCGCAATTCCAGAAAATCCTTCTATTGTATTTACAGGTATGAATATTGGCGTGATTTCAGTAGGAGCGGTAGTCGGTGTTTTATTATTTAAAGAAAAGCTAAGTGTGATCAATAAAATTGGTTTGGCACTGGCTATTATATCGGTTTTAATTATAACATATTTGTGA
- a CDS encoding IMPACT family protein, translating into MSLFEDTYRTIEKSAEGIFRDKGSKFIAYAYPFTHEEQLKEIIVELKALHPKARHHCWAYRMSPDRTVFRLNDDGEPSGTAGRPILNVLLSQDVTNIIVVVVRYFGGTLLGVPGLINAYKTATQEVLSVAEIVEKTVNDIYKIEFDYLAMNDVMRVVKEENIDISKQVFDNTCYMEVEVRKMQVNSVVSRFDKIENCKLSYLRTI; encoded by the coding sequence GTGAGTTTATTTGAAGATACATATCGTACTATTGAAAAAAGTGCAGAGGGAATATTTCGGGATAAGGGAAGTAAATTTATTGCTTATGCATATCCTTTCACCCATGAAGAGCAGCTCAAGGAAATTATTGTGGAGTTGAAAGCGCTGCATCCTAAGGCGCGCCACCATTGCTGGGCATACCGGATGAGCCCGGATCGTACGGTCTTTCGATTGAATGATGATGGTGAACCTTCGGGGACAGCAGGCAGGCCTATTTTAAATGTGCTGCTCTCACAGGATGTAACCAATATTATTGTGGTGGTCGTCCGTTATTTTGGAGGAACACTCTTGGGGGTACCTGGTTTGATCAATGCTTATAAAACAGCGACACAAGAGGTCTTGTCCGTGGCCGAAATTGTAGAGAAAACAGTCAACGATATTTATAAGATTGAGTTCGATTATTTAGCGATGAATGATGTGATGCGTGTGGTCAAAGAAGAAAATATCGATATCAGTAAACAAGTTTTTGATAATACCTGTTATATGGAGGTGGAAGTGCGAAAAATGCAGGTCAATTCGGTCGTTTCACGTTTTGATAAAATTGAAAATTGTAAACTCTCTTATTTGCGAACGATATGA
- a CDS encoding nucleoside phosphorylase has product MINDSELILNKDGSIYHLNLMPEDIADTIITVGDPDRVTKVSQYFDRIELQKGKREFITHTGYIGHKRISVISTGIGTDNIDIVFNELDALVNIDFVSKGLKSKLTSLNIIRIGTSGAVQSDIEMGTILASSFGVGFDALMQYYIKPYSAAEKKLEKAVWDAFPNLYLKPYVAEASASLLAQYAHDLPQGVTMTAPGFYAPQGRNVRSENTFPNLIQLANTFQSEDLRITNLEMETAGIYALSRMFGHHALSINAILASRVAGHFSTEPEKVVDRAIKLVLERF; this is encoded by the coding sequence ATGATAAATGATTCAGAATTAATATTGAACAAAGATGGTAGTATCTACCACCTCAATCTGATGCCGGAAGACATTGCCGATACGATTATTACAGTCGGCGATCCCGATCGTGTGACGAAAGTATCTCAGTATTTTGACCGTATCGAATTGCAAAAAGGGAAGCGGGAGTTTATCACCCATACCGGATATATTGGTCATAAACGTATTTCTGTGATCTCGACAGGGATAGGGACCGATAATATTGACATTGTCTTTAATGAGCTCGATGCCTTGGTCAATATAGATTTTGTTTCTAAAGGATTGAAATCAAAATTAACCAGTCTAAATATTATTCGGATCGGAACTTCTGGTGCCGTTCAGTCGGATATTGAGATGGGAACAATTTTGGCATCTTCGTTTGGGGTAGGTTTTGACGCGCTTATGCAATATTATATCAAACCTTATTCGGCTGCGGAGAAAAAACTGGAAAAGGCCGTATGGGATGCTTTTCCTAATTTATACCTCAAACCTTATGTTGCAGAGGCCAGCGCATCTTTATTAGCGCAGTATGCGCATGATTTACCTCAAGGTGTGACGATGACCGCTCCGGGATTTTATGCGCCTCAGGGGCGGAATGTACGTTCGGAAAATACCTTTCCCAATTTAATTCAATTGGCAAATACATTCCAATCTGAAGATTTACGGATTACAAATTTAGAAATGGAGACCGCGGGAATCTATGCGTTGTCGCGTATGTTTGGACATCATGCCTTATCCATTAATGCCATTTTAGCGAGCCGAGTGGCGGGACATTTTAGTACTGAACCCGAAAAAGTAGTCGATCGCGCCATAAAATTGGTCTTGGAACGCTTTTAA
- the rodA gene encoding rod shape-determining protein RodA, translating into MNNQKNSFFGKIDWLTISLWLALCLIGWFNIHAAVYDPENPGLFNMATNYGKQSMYIASALIIGITILIIDAKFFSSASPVIYAVVVLLLIAVLVIGRNVGGNQAWIPIGSFRLQPSEFGKLATCLLLANYLSSQSNKNPNMHTLAIGAGIVLFPVFLVMLQPDTGSALAFFSLIFVFYREGYVNNSLLIFGGLCIVLFVMALLVNAWILIGILAVLAAFFMWTFRKKRKNLINIGIIFAASAVFILSVDLVYNHVLQSHQRNRIDIILGKMDDPRGQGYNLNQSKIAIGSGQLWGKGYLQGTQTKYNFVPEQSTDFIFCTVGEEWGFVGSLFLIGIYLTLLLRIIHIAERQRSAFARIYAYGVASILFFHFFINIGMTIGIVPVIGIPLPFISYGGSSLWSFTILLFIMLKFDSNRKGVV; encoded by the coding sequence ATGAATAACCAAAAAAACAGTTTTTTCGGAAAAATAGACTGGTTAACCATTTCGCTCTGGTTGGCTTTATGTTTGATCGGTTGGTTCAATATTCATGCAGCAGTATATGATCCAGAAAATCCGGGCTTGTTTAATATGGCCACCAACTATGGTAAGCAATCCATGTATATTGCTTCTGCATTGATCATTGGCATTACTATATTAATTATAGATGCCAAGTTTTTCAGTTCTGCATCTCCAGTTATCTATGCAGTAGTTGTTTTACTCCTAATTGCCGTACTGGTCATCGGTAGAAATGTTGGAGGAAATCAAGCATGGATCCCTATCGGGAGTTTCAGGCTTCAACCCTCCGAATTTGGAAAACTGGCGACCTGTCTATTGCTGGCCAATTATTTGAGTTCTCAGAGCAATAAAAATCCAAATATGCATACGTTAGCCATTGGTGCTGGTATTGTATTATTTCCGGTATTCCTGGTTATGCTCCAGCCCGATACAGGTTCTGCCCTCGCCTTCTTTTCCCTTATCTTTGTATTCTATCGCGAAGGATATGTCAATAACAGTTTGCTTATTTTCGGAGGCCTGTGTATTGTTTTGTTTGTCATGGCGCTTTTGGTCAATGCCTGGATCTTAATTGGTATACTCGCTGTACTGGCAGCATTCTTTATGTGGACATTTAGAAAAAAGCGGAAAAACTTAATCAATATCGGGATTATTTTTGCTGCGTCTGCGGTATTTATATTATCCGTGGATCTAGTCTATAATCATGTTTTACAGTCACATCAAAGAAATCGTATCGATATCATCCTGGGAAAAATGGATGATCCAAGAGGACAGGGTTACAATTTAAATCAATCTAAGATAGCAATTGGTTCCGGTCAGCTTTGGGGAAAAGGATATCTGCAAGGTACACAGACCAAATATAACTTCGTTCCCGAGCAGAGTACTGATTTTATTTTCTGTACGGTGGGCGAGGAATGGGGATTTGTAGGCTCCTTATTTCTGATCGGCATTTATCTGACATTGTTGCTCCGCATCATACATATTGCAGAACGACAGCGTTCGGCCTTTGCCCGTATTTATGCATATGGTGTGGCTTCCATCCTCTTTTTCCACTTCTTTATCAATATCGGCATGACCATCGGGATAGTACCTGTTATTGGTATTCCTTTACCGTTCATTAGCTATGGAGGATCGTCCTTATGGAGTTTCACCATCTTGCTCTTCATTATGCTAAAATTTGATTCCAATAGAAAAGGAGTCGTTTAA
- the mrdA gene encoding penicillin-binding protein 2: MNSFFARKFVIQGIIISIALLIIARLFYLQIIDDSYIHSANSNVMRKVVVYPARGVILDRTGQVLVQNEPVYDLMVTPREAKDIDTALLCQLIEIDKEGFIKRMDKARAHSPYRASIFEKQLSSRTYAHLQEYLYRFRGFYVQNRTVRSYPDSIAAQFLGYVNEVNEKDIEKSNGFYRPGDYIGRSGVERSYEDLLRGKRGVKNLMVDALNRPKGVFMEGRYDTLAVSGEGLVSSLDKELQILGEKLMKNKLGSIVAIEPSTGEVLAYISSPSYNPNDMVGRETGNNLMKLLNNESNPLFNRPIQASYPPGSVFKVVAALTAQQAGVIDENTTFFCPHGYSYGGGRGFMRCTHYHGATSLIRSIQVSCNTYYGYTYAKMIDSRGLSGPKAYDLWYEAISKFGIGHRLGIDLPGEKGGLLYKSDHFTKSYGNDKWRSSFNISLSIGQGEMGVTPLQMANIMAIVANRGFYYRPHLIKAIGDRKIVKKEFTEKISAGVDAKYYTPVIEGLSRAVNMGEGTAFANRIAGLEMCGKTGTAQNPHGKDHAVFFAFAPRDNPKIAIAVFVENAGYGGVWAGPIASMMVEKYIKDTITMPKHIQDRIYNANFMPAPKADPKKAEIKKTTDSTKSKKDTTKSVNRIAAVTTRETIVHHSAVNRSHE; this comes from the coding sequence ATGAACAGTTTTTTCGCACGTAAATTTGTCATTCAAGGCATTATTATTAGTATTGCATTATTAATAATCGCTCGACTATTTTATCTCCAGATCATTGACGATTCTTACATTCATTCGGCCAATAGCAATGTTATGCGTAAGGTTGTTGTCTATCCGGCTCGCGGAGTTATTCTAGATCGTACCGGACAAGTTCTGGTGCAAAATGAACCCGTATATGACCTCATGGTTACGCCGAGAGAAGCAAAAGATATAGATACGGCATTATTATGTCAACTCATCGAAATTGATAAGGAAGGTTTTATTAAACGCATGGATAAAGCACGAGCCCATTCGCCTTATCGTGCTTCTATATTTGAAAAACAATTATCTTCCCGGACCTATGCACATTTGCAAGAATACCTCTACCGCTTTAGAGGATTTTATGTGCAAAATAGAACCGTCCGTAGTTATCCGGATAGTATTGCTGCCCAGTTTTTGGGTTATGTCAATGAAGTAAACGAAAAAGATATTGAAAAATCAAACGGTTTCTACCGTCCTGGAGACTATATAGGAAGAAGTGGTGTCGAGCGCTCGTATGAAGACCTATTAAGAGGAAAAAGAGGCGTCAAAAATCTGATGGTCGATGCGCTCAATAGACCCAAAGGCGTATTTATGGAGGGTCGGTACGATACCTTAGCTGTTTCGGGAGAAGGATTGGTTTCTTCATTGGACAAGGAACTGCAGATCTTGGGAGAGAAACTGATGAAAAATAAGTTAGGATCCATTGTGGCCATTGAGCCTTCAACGGGTGAAGTCCTTGCCTATATCAGCAGTCCAAGTTACAACCCGAATGATATGGTCGGCCGTGAAACAGGCAACAATTTAATGAAATTATTAAATAACGAGAGTAATCCTTTATTTAATCGTCCTATTCAGGCATCCTACCCTCCTGGGTCCGTATTTAAGGTCGTTGCAGCCCTAACGGCTCAACAGGCTGGCGTGATTGATGAAAACACCACGTTCTTTTGCCCTCACGGTTATAGCTATGGCGGCGGAAGAGGTTTTATGCGCTGTACCCATTACCACGGAGCGACTTCTTTGATCAGGTCTATACAAGTATCTTGTAATACTTATTATGGCTATACCTATGCCAAAATGATTGATTCCAGAGGTCTATCAGGGCCAAAGGCTTACGATCTTTGGTATGAAGCCATTTCCAAATTTGGTATCGGTCATCGCTTAGGTATTGATTTACCTGGTGAAAAAGGTGGTTTATTATATAAATCTGATCATTTCACTAAAAGCTACGGAAATGACAAGTGGCGTTCATCTTTTAACATCTCCCTATCGATCGGCCAAGGTGAAATGGGTGTCACTCCTCTTCAAATGGCCAATATCATGGCTATTGTAGCCAACAGAGGGTTTTATTATCGTCCGCATCTCATCAAAGCTATCGGGGATAGAAAGATCGTGAAAAAAGAGTTTACTGAAAAAATATCAGCAGGCGTCGATGCTAAATATTATACGCCGGTAATCGAAGGATTGAGCCGAGCTGTCAACATGGGCGAGGGAACTGCTTTTGCCAATCGAATTGCAGGTCTTGAAATGTGCGGAAAGACAGGGACAGCACAAAACCCACATGGTAAAGATCACGCTGTATTTTTCGCTTTCGCTCCACGCGATAATCCTAAAATAGCCATTGCGGTATTTGTTGAAAATGCAGGCTATGGTGGTGTATGGGCAGGCCCCATCGCCAGTATGATGGTTGAAAAATACATCAAGGACACCATTACGATGCCGAAACATATACAAGACCGTATTTACAATGCTAATTTTATGCCTGCTCCAAAGGCAGATCCTAAAAAAGCGGAAATAAAAAAAACAACGGATTCAACTAAATCCAAAAAAGATACCACAAAAAGCGTCAACCGCATTGCTGCAGTAACAACAAGGGAGACAATCGTTCATCATAGTGCCGTAAATAGAAGTCATGAATAA
- a CDS encoding rod shape-determining protein MreD, with protein sequence MARILLFNIIRFLVLIAMQVFLFKNIGYYNLASPFPYILFIFLLPTGISNFLLFTIAFLTGLTVDAFYDTLGVNAAACVALAAYRVFFMKITIENDMDTFITPILGEMNFKWFLSYTFFGTLIHHFVLVLLETFSFKQFQYTLATIGLSCIFTMAILLIFSFLFYKRKSRI encoded by the coding sequence ATGGCTAGAATATTACTATTTAATATCATTCGATTTTTGGTACTTATTGCCATGCAAGTATTTTTATTCAAAAATATTGGCTATTATAATCTGGCAAGCCCTTTCCCGTACATTCTATTTATTTTTTTGCTTCCTACTGGAATATCCAATTTTCTACTCTTTACAATTGCATTTTTAACGGGTTTGACAGTTGATGCTTTTTATGATACACTTGGTGTCAATGCCGCAGCTTGTGTAGCACTGGCAGCCTATCGGGTATTCTTCATGAAAATTACGATTGAAAATGATATGGATACATTCATTACCCCCATATTGGGTGAAATGAATTTTAAATGGTTCCTATCCTATACCTTTTTTGGAACACTGATTCACCACTTTGTTCTGGTTTTATTAGAAACATTTAGTTTCAAACAGTTTCAATACACATTAGCAACTATTGGTTTAAGTTGTATCTTTACAATGGCTATTCTGCTCATTTTCAGTTTTCTTTTCTATAAAAGAAAGAGCAGAATTTAA
- the mreC gene encoding rod shape-determining protein MreC, with product MRNLWLFLRRYNAFFWFILFFGFSVFLVVTNNTFQRASALNSSNHIIGHIYEKVNSWKSYLSLTETNDQLVKENASLRTQLENYLTTDTVAMAKSPVIDSSEFGRYEFIIASVTNNSIHQKSNYLTINKGSLAGIEKGMGVLAPNGVVGIVLNVTPHFSTVQSLLHPDTKISVTLANTEVFGSLVWGSNVDYRFAMVKEIPNHVKVKTAEKVYTSGYSGHFPKGILVGAVVETGISSGDSFLDLRILLSTNFSNLHHVYVVKDLFAKELKQLEETNQDNG from the coding sequence ATGAGAAACCTCTGGTTATTTCTGAGACGTTATAACGCATTTTTTTGGTTTATCCTATTTTTTGGATTTTCAGTGTTTCTGGTTGTTACTAACAATACTTTCCAGCGTGCTAGTGCGCTCAATTCATCCAATCATATTATTGGGCATATCTATGAAAAAGTAAATTCATGGAAAAGCTACTTATCACTTACCGAAACCAATGATCAATTGGTCAAAGAAAATGCAAGTCTAAGAACGCAGCTGGAGAATTACTTAACCACAGATACTGTCGCGATGGCAAAAAGCCCTGTTATTGACAGTAGCGAATTTGGTCGATATGAATTTATCATTGCAAGTGTAACGAACAATAGTATTCATCAAAAAAGCAATTACCTGACTATCAACAAAGGTTCCCTAGCCGGCATCGAAAAAGGAATGGGTGTACTGGCTCCAAATGGTGTAGTCGGCATTGTGCTCAATGTGACCCCCCACTTTTCAACAGTACAGTCACTCTTACATCCAGACACCAAAATATCTGTAACATTAGCCAACACCGAGGTGTTTGGTTCTTTGGTATGGGGAAGTAATGTCGATTATCGTTTTGCAATGGTCAAAGAAATCCCCAATCATGTAAAAGTGAAGACAGCTGAAAAAGTTTATACATCCGGCTATTCGGGGCACTTTCCAAAAGGCATTCTTGTTGGAGCTGTGGTCGAGACTGGAATATCATCAGGAGATTCTTTTCTGGATTTACGCATCCTGTTAAGTACCAATTTCTCCAACCTACACCATGTCTACGTAGTAAAAGATTTATTTGCAAAAGAGTTAAAACAATTAGAAGAAACGAATCAGGATAATGGCTAG